Proteins from a single region of Flavobacterium sp. K5-23:
- a CDS encoding glycosyltransferase, which translates to MKIIHIINSLESGGAEKLLLETLPYYNNSGIQADLLVLKDVDCPFMTALKAAECCSIYSLGKHSVYNPITIFKIIPFLKKYDIAHVHLFPTQYWVVLAKLFSFSKIKLVLTEHNTTNPRKENYFLRNIDRFFYRFYDKVVCVSEEILNTFQKYTRLEKTKFIKIENGINLNEIYKATPYLKSEISSLWKDQDILLIQVSRFSKQKDQKTVINALKFLPKEVKLLLVGDGVLRKSCENLVQKLDLNGRVIFMGLRMDIPQLLKTADISILSSNWEGFGLVAVESMAAGKPFVASNVPGMSDIVKGGGILFEKGNIKELVFFIEKLINNQSYYNEIANACKTKSKQYDIQFMEEKHLELYKKLLNK; encoded by the coding sequence ATGAAAATTATACATATTATAAATAGTTTAGAATCCGGAGGAGCTGAGAAGCTGCTTTTAGAGACCTTGCCGTATTATAATAATAGTGGAATTCAAGCTGATTTACTGGTTTTAAAAGATGTTGATTGTCCGTTTATGACTGCTTTAAAAGCGGCTGAATGTTGTTCTATCTATTCACTAGGGAAACATTCAGTTTATAATCCGATTACTATTTTTAAAATCATCCCTTTTTTAAAAAAATATGACATTGCTCATGTACATTTATTCCCAACTCAATATTGGGTAGTTTTGGCAAAGCTATTTTCGTTTTCGAAAATTAAACTTGTATTAACGGAACACAATACGACAAACCCCAGAAAAGAGAATTATTTTTTAAGGAATATTGACCGTTTTTTTTATCGTTTTTATGACAAAGTAGTTTGTGTTTCTGAAGAAATTTTAAATACATTTCAGAAGTATACTCGATTAGAAAAAACTAAGTTTATTAAAATCGAAAACGGGATTAATTTAAATGAAATTTATAAAGCCACGCCATATCTAAAAAGCGAAATATCTAGTTTATGGAAAGATCAGGATATATTGTTAATTCAAGTTTCCCGATTTAGTAAACAGAAAGATCAAAAAACTGTAATTAATGCCTTGAAATTTTTACCAAAAGAGGTGAAATTACTATTAGTAGGAGACGGGGTTTTACGTAAAAGCTGCGAAAATTTAGTTCAAAAACTTGATTTAAATGGTAGAGTGATATTTATGGGATTGAGAATGGATATTCCACAACTTTTAAAAACTGCTGACATATCTATTTTAAGTTCTAACTGGGAAGGATTTGGTTTAGTGGCAGTGGAAAGTATGGCTGCAGGAAAACCTTTTGTTGCGTCTAATGTTCCCGGAATGTCAGATATAGTAAAAGGCGGTGGGATTTTGTTTGAAAAAGGGAACATAAAAGAATTGGTGTTTTTCATTGAAAAGTTAATTAACAATCAAAGTTATTATAACGAAATAGCAAATGCGTGTAAAACAAAATCTAAACAATATGACATTCAGTTTATGGAAGAAAAACATTTAGAATTATATAAAAAACTATTAAATAAATAG
- a CDS encoding MATE family efflux transporter — MNIISSNLQKIRENPFIFQSVTTLLFRVFGVVILFGFTLFLTKNFTPKTVGQYDFVRSFLLVIGSICLLGCDQSILYFSGRIKGVNGVSDIKNTYKKMVGIVFSMSILIFLVILCIDKQYIDHFFSDPAVHPMLLKSSGVLFFYSITTLNTEVFRALDRLYVAEIFRNTIKYIPMSIGAIIVFYYYDEHFLIDVFLIGFLILAFVTSGLLYYYLKKLPGKNEVNSFTYKEIVTKSYPIAISGMALFLLMSLDILFLKKYLNDEAVAFYALSVKLMTIISMVIITVNITVSTKIAEYFSSNDAIKLASTVRNSSRLIFLLTFPAALIVCFFSEEILGFFGKEYIAAQQALIILMIGQVICSAFGSAPVYLNMTGRQKNFQVILLIAVCINFVLNRFLIPEFGLNGAAIAFVASSIFWNLVSALIIVRKDKVKVFLH, encoded by the coding sequence TTGAATATAATTAGCTCTAATCTTCAAAAAATAAGGGAGAATCCTTTTATTTTTCAAAGCGTAACAACTTTATTATTTAGAGTTTTTGGGGTTGTTATTTTATTTGGATTTACTTTATTTCTCACTAAAAATTTCACGCCAAAAACCGTTGGTCAATATGATTTTGTACGTTCATTTCTTTTGGTAATTGGGAGTATTTGTCTTTTAGGTTGTGACCAGTCTATATTATATTTTAGCGGAAGAATAAAGGGTGTAAATGGAGTTTCAGATATTAAAAATACTTATAAAAAGATGGTTGGCATTGTTTTTTCAATGTCAATCCTTATATTTTTAGTGATACTGTGTATTGATAAACAATATATTGATCATTTTTTTTCGGATCCAGCGGTTCACCCTATGTTATTAAAATCTTCGGGAGTTTTGTTTTTTTATAGTATCACCACTTTAAATACAGAAGTTTTTCGGGCTTTAGACCGTTTATACGTTGCTGAGATTTTTAGAAATACTATTAAGTATATTCCAATGAGTATAGGTGCCATTATAGTATTCTATTATTATGACGAACATTTTTTGATAGACGTTTTTTTGATTGGTTTTTTAATTCTTGCTTTTGTAACCAGTGGTTTGCTCTATTATTATTTAAAAAAACTTCCAGGCAAAAACGAGGTTAATTCCTTTACGTATAAAGAAATAGTAACTAAATCCTATCCTATAGCCATTAGCGGCATGGCTTTGTTCTTATTAATGAGCCTTGATATACTTTTTTTGAAAAAATATTTAAATGATGAAGCTGTCGCATTTTATGCTTTATCAGTAAAATTAATGACTATTATTTCGATGGTTATTATTACGGTAAACATTACTGTTTCTACTAAAATTGCTGAATATTTTTCGTCAAATGATGCAATTAAATTAGCATCAACAGTTAGAAATAGTTCCCGTTTGATTTTTTTGTTGACTTTTCCAGCAGCGTTAATTGTATGTTTTTTTTCGGAAGAGATTTTGGGTTTCTTTGGTAAAGAATATATAGCTGCTCAACAAGCATTAATTATATTAATGATAGGCCAAGTTATTTGCTCTGCTTTTGGATCAGCACCGGTTTATTTAAACATGACCGGTAGGCAAAAGAATTTTCAAGTTATACTGTTAATTGCAGTATGCATTAATTTCGTCTTAAATAGGTTTCTAATACCTGAATTTGGCTTGAATGGAGCTGCAATTGCTTTTGTGGCGAGTTCGATATTTTGGAATTTAGTTTCGGCACTAATAATAGTGCGTAAAGATAAAGTAAAGGTATTTTTGCACTAG
- a CDS encoding GH3 auxin-responsive promoter family protein, translating to MSIKSVSAKLFAKKIYAKTLAWASNPIATQKAVFAQLIKDAKNTEFGVDHHFAKIKTTEDFANQVPIRDYEDLKPYIEKVVKGEANILWKGKPLYFAKTSGTTSGAKYIPLTKESMPYHIEAARNAILHYIHETGNSDFVDGKMIFLQGSPILEEKHGIQFGRLSGIVAHFVPKYLQKNRMPSLETNCIEDWETKIDAIVEETFDKNMTVISGIPSWVQMYFERLQQKGGKNVGEIFKNFNLFIYGGVNYEPYRAKFENLIGRKVDSIELFPASEGFFAYQDSQKEKGMLLLLNAGIFYEFVKSDEFYTDKPRRYTIGEVEMGVNYVLIISTNAGLWGYNIGDTVQFTSLKPYRVIVSGRIKHFISAFGEHVIGKEVESALQEAMIGTNARVNEFTVAPQISPASGLPYHEWFIEFENEPDDSAAFAEAIDNAMRKQNMYYDDLIVGNILRKVVITKVAKNGFQDYMKSIGKLGGQNKIPRLSNDRAIVDLLNKK from the coding sequence ATGTCCATAAAATCAGTCTCGGCAAAACTATTTGCCAAAAAAATATATGCGAAAACTCTAGCCTGGGCCAGTAATCCAATTGCGACCCAAAAAGCTGTTTTTGCCCAATTAATCAAAGATGCCAAAAACACTGAATTTGGTGTTGACCATCATTTTGCAAAAATAAAAACCACAGAAGATTTTGCAAATCAGGTTCCGATTCGGGATTACGAAGATTTGAAGCCTTATATCGAAAAAGTGGTAAAAGGAGAAGCCAACATCTTATGGAAAGGGAAACCTTTGTATTTTGCCAAAACGTCTGGAACTACTTCCGGTGCCAAATACATTCCCTTAACTAAGGAATCAATGCCGTATCATATTGAAGCGGCTAGAAACGCCATTTTACATTACATACACGAAACTGGAAATTCAGACTTTGTGGATGGTAAGATGATATTCCTGCAGGGAAGTCCAATATTAGAAGAAAAACACGGAATACAATTTGGACGATTGTCAGGAATTGTGGCTCATTTTGTTCCAAAATATTTACAAAAAAACCGAATGCCATCGTTAGAAACAAATTGCATTGAAGACTGGGAAACTAAGATTGATGCCATTGTCGAAGAAACATTCGATAAAAACATGACAGTGATTTCTGGAATTCCTTCTTGGGTACAAATGTACTTTGAACGCTTGCAGCAAAAAGGCGGGAAGAACGTAGGTGAAATTTTCAAGAATTTCAATTTGTTCATATATGGAGGAGTGAATTACGAACCTTATAGAGCGAAATTCGAAAATTTAATAGGTCGAAAAGTCGACAGTATCGAACTTTTCCCAGCTTCGGAGGGATTTTTTGCATACCAAGATTCCCAAAAAGAAAAGGGAATGTTGCTTTTATTGAACGCGGGTATTTTTTACGAATTTGTAAAAAGTGATGAATTTTATACGGATAAACCTAGACGATATACCATTGGCGAAGTTGAAATGGGAGTGAATTATGTTTTAATAATTTCCACTAATGCCGGACTTTGGGGGTATAATATTGGAGACACAGTTCAGTTTACTTCGTTGAAACCCTATAGAGTGATAGTTTCCGGTAGAATCAAACATTTTATTTCTGCTTTTGGGGAACATGTAATTGGTAAAGAAGTGGAAAGCGCTTTACAGGAAGCGATGATAGGTACAAATGCTCGAGTGAATGAGTTTACTGTTGCGCCACAAATTTCACCTGCCAGCGGATTGCCCTATCACGAATGGTTCATTGAATTTGAAAACGAACCGGACGACAGTGCCGCATTTGCGGAAGCGATAGACAACGCGATGCGAAAACAAAACATGTATTACGACGATTTGATCGTTGGGAACATCTTGAGAAAAGTGGTAATTACAAAAGTGGCTAAAAATGGTTTTCAGGATTACATGAAATCCATAGGAAAATTGGGCGGACAAAATAAAATCCCGAGACTATCTAATGATAGAGCTATAGTGGATCTATTAAACAAGAAATAA
- a CDS encoding SdpI family protein has product METINEYINPAIVSGIIFLIAGIITYFFPPKKINYLYGYRTSNSMSSPEKWKYSQKYSSVKLIQAGVFLILFSIIGSRIILEKEIFTIGGLIAIIISVAYVIVSTEKELKNKFSK; this is encoded by the coding sequence ATGGAAACAATTAACGAATATATCAATCCCGCCATTGTTTCGGGGATAATATTTTTGATCGCAGGAATTATAACGTATTTCTTTCCGCCAAAAAAGATAAATTACCTTTACGGATACAGAACTTCAAATTCTATGAGTTCCCCTGAGAAATGGAAATACTCACAAAAGTACTCTTCAGTAAAACTAATTCAAGCAGGGGTGTTTTTGATTTTATTTTCAATAATAGGTTCAAGAATTATCTTGGAAAAAGAAATATTTACAATAGGAGGTTTAATTGCCATAATAATTTCAGTTGCTTATGTTATTGTTAGTACCGAAAAAGAATTAAAAAATAAATTTTCAAAATAA
- a CDS encoding peptidase — translation MSEKRLKRKKLKENLFNKRRLIILNEDTFEETFSLKLTMMNVFVVASIGAIILISITTLIIAFTPLREFIPGYSSSKLKKDATVLALKSDSLTLALKKNEAYIQSIQKVLNGELEYAKFNKDSIMASTEEVVPHGKLTPSEEELELRKEVDKEVKKDKKSNKK, via the coding sequence ATGTCCGAGAAAAGATTAAAAAGAAAAAAACTCAAGGAAAATCTATTCAACAAAAGGCGTTTAATAATACTTAATGAAGATACTTTTGAAGAAACTTTTTCTTTAAAACTGACAATGATGAACGTATTTGTGGTAGCGTCAATAGGGGCTATTATTCTAATTTCAATCACCACTTTAATTATTGCTTTTACACCTCTAAGAGAGTTTATACCGGGTTATTCTTCCTCTAAATTAAAAAAAGACGCTACAGTATTAGCTTTAAAATCAGATTCTTTAACGTTAGCTTTAAAGAAAAACGAAGCCTATATTCAATCCATTCAAAAAGTGCTAAATGGAGAATTAGAATATGCAAAATTCAATAAAGATTCCATAATGGCCTCTACAGAAGAAGTGGTTCCTCACGGGAAATTAACCCCTTCAGAGGAAGAACTGGAATTAAGGAAAGAAGTCGATAAAGAAGTCAAGAAAGATAAAAAAAGCAATAAAAAATAA
- a CDS encoding twin-arginine translocase TatA/TatE family subunit, which yields MNFLTITLALMPGGSEWILIIAVVLLLFGGKKIPELMKGLGSGIKEFKNAAKTEESADKKEESESEKK from the coding sequence ATGAATTTTTTAACTATAACATTAGCTCTAATGCCCGGCGGATCAGAGTGGATATTAATTATTGCAGTTGTTTTATTACTTTTTGGAGGTAAAAAAATTCCAGAATTAATGAAAGGATTGGGAAGCGGAATTAAAGAATTTAAAAATGCCGCCAAAACTGAAGAGTCAGCTGATAAAAAAGAAGAAAGCGAAAGCGAAAAAAAATAA
- a CDS encoding Tex family protein: protein MTNIQFISKIVATAAINIQKTVALLQEDCTIPFISRYRKDTTGNLDEVQIENIAKLQKEYEVIVKRKEAILKSITEQGAMNEGLFAKIDKSFDLQELEDFYLPYKKKKKTKADMAREKGLEPLAKIIMAQNNDDVDFISTQYLNENVENEEAALQGARDIIAEWINENIYVRKQLRRLFERKATITTKVVKTKKDEEGAQKFNQYFDWSEPLTKAPSHRLLAMLRAENEGFIKFKVEVDIDDAYSIIDELVLKGQNKTTPHVQLAIEDSYKRLLNPAISNEALQEAKAKADANSIQVFANNLGQLLLAPPLGEKRILAIDPGFRSGCKIVCLDEKGDLLYNETIYPHAPQKEEAMAMKKIRSMVNSYKIDAISIGNGTASRETEFFIKKIAFDKPVQVFIVSEAGASVYSASKIAREEFPDYDVTVRGSVSIGRRLSDPLAELVKIDPKAIGVGQYQHDVDQTKLKEELDNTVIRCVNSVGININTASKHLLSYVSGIGEKLAENIVNYRSENGPFENRKQLKKVPRLGEKAYQQGVAFIRIANAKNPLDNSAVHPEAYGIVEKMAKDLKLTVNDLIANKEKTALIKPENYITAEIGLLGLKDIIKELEKPGLDPRKSAKVFEFDPNVKTIKDVKSGMILPGIVNNITNFGCFVDIGVKESGLVHISQLKAGFVSDVNEVVKLHQHVQVKVTEVDEDRKRIQLTMII from the coding sequence ATGACTAACATACAATTCATCTCAAAAATTGTTGCTACGGCAGCGATTAATATTCAAAAAACGGTAGCGCTTTTACAAGAAGACTGTACCATTCCCTTTATTTCCCGTTATCGAAAAGATACAACCGGAAATCTTGATGAAGTGCAGATTGAAAATATAGCCAAACTTCAAAAAGAATATGAAGTTATAGTAAAACGCAAAGAAGCGATTTTAAAATCGATTACAGAGCAAGGCGCTATGAACGAAGGTTTATTTGCTAAAATTGATAAAAGTTTTGATTTACAGGAACTGGAGGATTTCTACCTTCCTTATAAAAAGAAGAAAAAAACAAAAGCCGATATGGCACGCGAGAAAGGATTAGAGCCTTTAGCTAAAATCATTATGGCGCAAAATAATGATGATGTCGATTTTATTTCCACTCAATATTTGAATGAAAATGTAGAAAATGAAGAAGCGGCTTTGCAAGGGGCGCGTGATATTATTGCCGAATGGATTAATGAAAACATCTATGTTCGAAAACAATTAAGACGTTTATTCGAACGAAAAGCTACCATAACCACTAAGGTTGTAAAAACTAAAAAAGACGAAGAAGGAGCACAAAAATTCAATCAATATTTTGATTGGTCAGAACCGTTGACTAAAGCGCCATCTCACCGATTATTAGCGATGCTTCGTGCTGAAAACGAAGGTTTTATTAAATTTAAAGTCGAAGTTGACATTGATGATGCCTATTCAATTATAGACGAATTAGTTTTAAAAGGTCAAAATAAAACCACGCCACACGTTCAACTGGCCATTGAAGACAGTTATAAAAGATTGCTGAATCCAGCAATTTCCAATGAAGCTTTGCAAGAAGCCAAAGCAAAAGCGGATGCCAATTCGATTCAGGTTTTCGCCAATAATCTGGGACAACTTTTATTAGCGCCGCCATTAGGAGAAAAAAGAATTTTGGCTATTGATCCTGGTTTTAGATCGGGTTGTAAAATCGTTTGTTTGGATGAAAAAGGGGATTTGTTGTACAACGAAACCATATATCCACACGCTCCTCAAAAAGAGGAGGCAATGGCGATGAAAAAAATCCGTTCGATGGTGAATTCGTATAAAATAGATGCTATTTCAATAGGAAACGGAACCGCTTCAAGAGAAACCGAATTCTTTATCAAGAAAATAGCTTTTGACAAACCCGTGCAAGTTTTCATCGTTTCCGAGGCTGGAGCTTCGGTTTATTCAGCTTCTAAAATTGCCCGTGAGGAGTTTCCGGATTATGATGTAACCGTTCGTGGATCAGTATCTATTGGGAGACGATTGAGTGATCCTTTGGCCGAATTGGTTAAAATCGACCCGAAAGCCATTGGCGTAGGCCAATACCAACACGATGTTGACCAAACCAAACTGAAAGAAGAACTGGATAATACGGTAATTCGTTGCGTAAATTCGGTAGGGATAAACATCAACACCGCAAGTAAACATTTGTTGAGTTATGTGAGTGGAATAGGAGAGAAGCTGGCCGAAAACATTGTTAATTATCGCTCAGAAAACGGTCCTTTTGAAAATAGAAAACAATTAAAAAAAGTACCAAGACTTGGAGAAAAAGCCTATCAACAAGGGGTTGCTTTTATTCGAATAGCTAATGCGAAAAATCCTTTGGATAATTCAGCCGTACATCCTGAAGCGTATGGAATTGTGGAGAAAATGGCTAAAGATTTAAAATTAACCGTCAATGATTTGATTGCCAATAAAGAAAAAACGGCTTTGATAAAACCGGAGAATTACATCACTGCAGAAATTGGTTTATTGGGATTGAAAGATATTATTAAAGAACTGGAAAAACCGGGATTGGATCCAAGAAAATCAGCCAAAGTATTTGAATTTGATCCCAACGTAAAAACGATAAAAGACGTAAAATCAGGAATGATTTTGCCGGGGATTGTGAATAACATCACTAATTTTGGTTGTTTTGTGGATATCGGAGTGAAAGAAAGTGGTTTGGTTCACATCTCACAGCTAAAAGCAGGTTTTGTAAGCGACGTAAACGAAGTGGTGAAGTTACACCAACACGTTCAGGTAAAAGTCACGGAAGTGGATGAGGATCGAAAACGAATTCAGTTGACGATGATAATTTAA
- a CDS encoding DUF1294 domain-containing protein encodes MTVLFYCILIINSFAFVLTGYDKRLAIKNKRRVSEKTLLSIVAFGGTVGAGIAMGLFRHKTAKRSFLFKYFGILLIQVLLLYYYCKL; translated from the coding sequence ATGACTGTTTTATTCTACTGTATTTTGATTATAAATAGTTTTGCCTTTGTATTAACCGGTTATGATAAGCGACTGGCAATAAAAAATAAAAGAAGAGTATCTGAGAAAACGCTTTTAAGTATTGTGGCTTTCGGAGGTACTGTTGGAGCCGGAATTGCAATGGGACTTTTTAGACATAAAACAGCTAAAAGATCTTTTTTATTTAAGTATTTCGGAATCCTGTTAATTCAAGTTTTGTTACTTTATTATTATTGTAAGCTCTAA
- the rpiB gene encoding ribose 5-phosphate isomerase B, with protein sequence MKIAIGNDHAGPDYKKAIVEMLKAKGHEVTNYGTDSSDSVDYPDFGHAVAKDVAHGNVDFGVLICGSGNGIAMTANKYQKVRAALCWNKEIAALSRQHNDANIICVPGRFTSIHQAVEMVETFLDTNFEGGRHQNRIDKIYC encoded by the coding sequence ATGAAAATAGCAATAGGAAACGATCACGCTGGTCCAGATTACAAAAAAGCCATTGTTGAAATGCTTAAAGCAAAAGGACATGAGGTTACTAATTACGGTACAGATTCAAGCGACAGTGTGGATTATCCTGATTTTGGCCATGCAGTTGCAAAAGATGTAGCACATGGAAATGTTGATTTTGGAGTTTTAATTTGCGGAAGCGGAAACGGAATTGCCATGACAGCAAACAAATACCAAAAAGTGCGTGCCGCTCTATGTTGGAATAAAGAAATAGCTGCATTATCACGTCAGCATAATGATGCTAATATTATATGCGTCCCTGGACGTTTTACTTCTATTCATCAAGCAGTAGAAATGGTTGAGACTTTTTTAGATACTAATTTTGAAGGAGGAAGACATCAAAATAGAATTGATAAGATTTATTGTTAA
- a CDS encoding DUF2007 domain-containing protein, translating into MEAFITIAIFDYIHEIEILKHRLDQEGLKYFFENEMMSSIVPMYSNALGGIKLKIHPNDFLSVKTILQEMKYDNNLKIV; encoded by the coding sequence ATGGAAGCATTTATCACCATTGCTATTTTTGATTACATTCATGAAATAGAAATTCTTAAACATCGTTTAGATCAAGAAGGATTGAAATACTTTTTTGAGAATGAAATGATGTCATCGATTGTTCCAATGTACTCAAACGCTCTTGGAGGAATTAAACTTAAAATTCATCCTAATGATTTTTTGAGTGTCAAAACTATTCTTCAGGAAATGAAGTACGATAACAATTTAAAAATCGTTTAA
- the rnr gene encoding ribonuclease R, with the protein MSKRLRKPVKKEIDFSEKIIKILSQSANKAFNYKQIVAKLDLDDTQSRNQIIKDLKIMAAAKLIIESEPGKYLIKAESKEYYEGKIDMTGRRTAYFVCSELDEDVFIPTNNLNHALDKDIVKVYVYNKRKGKKPEGEVIEVIERNKTDFVGVIDIQKNFSFVSTANPKMYTDIFIPKDKIGEAEQGDVVLVHIEDWPARADSPFGKVIKVLGKPGEHDTEIHAILAEYGLPSEFPIEVETYAQKIDTSIDETEIAKRRDMRDTLTFTIDPKDAKDFDDALSFKILENGNYEIGIHIADVSHYLEEGTILDDEAYQRATSVYLVDRVVPMLPEVLSNFACSLRPNEEKYTFSAVFEISQKAEVVNQWFGRTVIYSDQRFAYEEAQYIIETKDDVIPEEISITNSSYKVSENIVNATLKLDELAKILRKRRMAEGAISFDKVEVKFNLNQEGEPEGVYFKISKDANHLIEEFMLLANKKVAEYIGKQKKTFIYRIHDEPNEDKLFAMQAVIAKFGHKIDFKQGSISQALNKLMADVNGTKEQNLIDTLAIRSMSKAKYSTDNIGHYGLAFDYYSHFTSPIRRYPDVMVHRLLQFYLDGGKSVDEETYEVKCLHSSTMEGLATNAERDSIKYMQVKYMQDHQDQEFLGVISGVTEWGIYVEIIENKCEGMVRIRDIKDDYYTFDEKQYALVGATSSKLLQLGDEIFVKVKTADLVKKQLDFNFIRRME; encoded by the coding sequence ATGAGTAAAAGATTAAGAAAGCCGGTAAAAAAAGAGATAGATTTCTCTGAAAAAATTATAAAAATATTATCGCAAAGTGCTAATAAAGCATTCAATTATAAACAAATAGTAGCAAAGCTTGACCTTGATGATACACAAAGTAGAAATCAAATTATCAAAGATTTAAAGATAATGGCTGCTGCAAAATTAATTATAGAATCAGAACCAGGGAAGTATTTAATTAAAGCCGAAAGTAAAGAATATTACGAAGGTAAAATTGATATGACAGGGCGAAGAACTGCTTACTTTGTTTGTAGTGAATTAGATGAAGATGTCTTTATTCCAACAAATAATTTAAACCATGCACTAGATAAAGATATCGTAAAAGTGTATGTTTATAACAAACGAAAAGGGAAAAAACCAGAAGGTGAGGTTATTGAAGTTATCGAAAGAAACAAAACTGATTTTGTGGGAGTAATTGATATTCAAAAGAATTTCTCTTTTGTATCTACTGCCAATCCAAAAATGTATACCGATATTTTTATCCCAAAAGATAAAATAGGGGAGGCGGAACAAGGAGATGTAGTTTTAGTTCATATCGAAGACTGGCCTGCTAGAGCGGATAGCCCTTTTGGTAAAGTAATAAAAGTACTAGGAAAACCAGGAGAACACGATACAGAGATTCATGCTATTTTAGCCGAATATGGTTTGCCATCAGAGTTTCCTATTGAAGTGGAAACCTATGCTCAAAAAATAGATACTTCTATAGATGAGACTGAGATTGCGAAACGTCGTGATATGCGGGATACACTAACTTTTACAATCGATCCAAAAGATGCTAAAGATTTTGATGATGCATTATCATTTAAAATATTAGAAAATGGAAATTACGAAATAGGTATTCATATTGCCGATGTTTCCCATTATCTTGAAGAAGGAACCATCCTTGATGATGAAGCGTATCAAAGAGCAACATCAGTATATTTAGTGGATAGGGTAGTACCTATGTTACCTGAGGTGTTATCTAATTTCGCATGTTCTTTGCGTCCAAATGAAGAAAAGTATACATTCTCGGCTGTTTTTGAAATTTCACAAAAAGCCGAAGTTGTTAACCAATGGTTTGGTAGAACTGTTATTTATTCTGATCAACGATTTGCGTATGAAGAAGCACAATACATTATTGAAACCAAAGATGATGTAATTCCTGAGGAAATTTCAATAACAAATTCATCTTATAAAGTATCAGAGAATATTGTAAATGCTACTTTAAAACTAGATGAGTTAGCTAAAATTCTTAGAAAAAGAAGAATGGCTGAAGGTGCTATTTCATTTGATAAAGTAGAAGTAAAATTCAATTTAAATCAAGAAGGAGAACCTGAAGGTGTTTATTTTAAAATATCAAAAGATGCCAATCATTTGATTGAAGAGTTTATGCTTTTAGCTAATAAAAAAGTGGCTGAATACATTGGAAAACAAAAGAAAACTTTCATTTATAGAATTCACGATGAACCAAATGAAGATAAACTGTTTGCTATGCAAGCTGTTATTGCAAAATTTGGACATAAAATTGATTTCAAACAAGGTTCTATTTCCCAGGCTTTAAATAAGTTAATGGCAGATGTTAATGGAACTAAAGAACAAAATCTTATTGATACTCTAGCTATTAGAAGTATGAGTAAAGCCAAGTATTCTACCGATAATATAGGTCATTACGGATTGGCTTTTGATTATTATTCTCATTTTACTTCCCCTATTCGTCGTTATCCTGACGTTATGGTACACCGTTTGCTACAGTTTTATTTAGACGGAGGTAAATCAGTAGATGAAGAAACTTATGAAGTAAAATGTTTGCACTCTTCCACAATGGAAGGTTTAGCTACAAATGCTGAAAGAGATTCTATCAAATACATGCAAGTAAAATACATGCAAGATCATCAGGATCAAGAGTTTTTAGGTGTAATTTCTGGAGTTACCGAATGGGGTATCTATGTAGAAATTATTGAAAACAAATGTGAAGGAATGGTGCGTATTCGTGATATAAAAGACGATTATTACACATTTGATGAAAAGCAATATGCACTAGTTGGAGCAACTTCTAGCAAGTTGTTACAATTAGGGGATGAAATCTTCGTTAAGGTTAAAACTGCCGATTTAGTTAAAAAACAATTGGATTTTAACTTTATAAGAAGAATGGAATAA